In Maniola hyperantus chromosome 20, iAphHyp1.2, whole genome shotgun sequence, the following are encoded in one genomic region:
- the Usp14 gene encoding ubiquitin carboxyl-terminal hydrolase 14, with the protein MPKVSVKVKWGKEMYPDVEVNTEDEPVVFKAQIFALTGVQPERQKVVCKGVTLRDDSWANFKLSNNALVLVMGSKEEDVPAAPAEQTRFVEDMNESELASALDLPEGLINLGNTCYMNATVQCLKTVPELKNALLNYDKSSGGGTAGGLTAALSETMRALESGGAGACAAAAARLLHALHAAAPRLAERGAGGQLAQQDASECWTEIVRALTMRLPIAPEPDSKSLVEQYFGGTLDVELVCSEADEPPTKSAESFLQLSCFISQDVKYLQSGLRSKMAEQITKMSETLGRDAVYTKTSKISRLPAYLTVQFVRFYFKEKESINAKILKDVKFPLELDVYELCTPELQERLTPMRNKFKELEDASIESSLNTKNKSHGDGKKDSKRKAILPYWFSEDIGSNNSGYYRLQAVLTHRGRSSSSGHYVAWVSRGDSWLRCDDDTVTPVTEEEVLKLSGGGDWHCAYLLLYGPKILEIPQEDVEEPMVTDVTNEPAGDPPTALA; encoded by the exons ATGCCGAAGGTTTCAG TGAAGGTGAAATGGGGGAAGGAGATGTACCCCGATGTGGAGGTGAACACGGAAGATGAGCCGGTTGTGTTCAAGGCACAGATATTTGCCTTGACTGGGGTTCAACCAGAGAGGCAGAAGGTTGTCTGCAAGGGAGTTACTCTGCGGGATGACAGCTGGGCTAATTTCAAGTTGTCAAAT AATGCACTGGTACTAGTGATGGGCAGCAAAGAGGAGGATGTGCCAGCGGCTCCCGCGGAACAAACTCGCTTTGTTGAGGACATGAACGAGTCCGAGTTGGCTTCAGCT CTTGATCTTCCAGAAGGTCTGATCAATTTGGGAAACACTTGCTACATGAATGCCACAGTACAATGCCTTAAGACGGTCCCTGAATTAAAGAATGCTCTCCTCAACTATGACAAAT CGTCCGGCGGCGGCACCGCGGGCGGGCTGACGGCGGCGCTGAGCGAGACGATGCGCGCGCTAGAGAGCGGCGGTGCGGGTGCGTGCGCCGCGGCGGCCGCGCGCCTGCTGCACGCGCTGCACGCCGCCGCGCCACGCCTGGCTGAGCGCGGAGCGGGCGGGCAGCTCGCGCAGCAGGACGCCTCCGAGTGCTGGACGGAGATCGTGCGCGCGCTCACCATGAGGCTGCCCATCGCGCCCGAACCTGACAG TAAATCCTTGGTAGAACAATACTTTGGTGGGACATTGGACGTGGAATTGGTTTGCAGTGAGGCAGATGAGCCTCCCACAAAATCAGCAGAATCTTTCCTTCAGCTTTCTTGCTTCATCTCACAGGATGTCAAGTATTTGCAGTCTGGACTACGATCT aaaatggcagaacaaataacaaagaTGTCAGAAACTTTAGGAAGAGATGCAGTCTACACGAAAACT AGTAAAATCAGTCGCTTGCCAGCATATCTGACAGTGCAGTTCGTGCGGTTCTACTTCAAGGAAAAGGAATCCATTAACGCAAAGATCCTGAAGGATGTGAAGTTTCCACTGGAATTGGACGTCTATGAGCTATGTACGCCCGAGCTTCAGGAACGATTGACACCTATGAGAAATAAGTTTAAG GAATTAGAAGATGCATCAATTGAGTCTTCTTTAAATACAAAGAACAAGAGCCACGGTGACGGCAAAAAAGATTCCAAGAGAAAAGCTATTTTACCATATTGGTTTAGTGAAG ATATTGGCAGCAACAATAGTGGATACTATCGTCTCCAAGCAGTGCTCACCCACAGAGGCCGCTCGTCATCCTCCGGTCACTATGTAGCGTGGGTGTCACGCGGTGACAGCTGGCTGCGCTGCGATGATGACACCGTCACGCCTGTCACTGAGGAGGAGGTGCTCAAGCTCAGCGGCGGAG GCGATTGGCATTGCGCGTACCTGCTTCTCTACGGACCTAAAATACTCGAGATCCCTCAGGAGGATGTTGAAGAGCCAATGGTGACAGACGTGACCAACGAGCCGGCCGGCGACCCGCCCACCGCGCTCGCGTAA